From a region of the Nerophis lumbriciformis linkage group LG06, RoL_Nlum_v2.1, whole genome shotgun sequence genome:
- the cnep1r1 gene encoding nuclear envelope phosphatase-regulatory subunit 1 isoform X1, whose product MTSMCVFQCCAKDLKAFERRLTEYVSCLQPATGRWRMILIVVSVCTATGAWNWLIDPDTQKVSFFSSLWNHPFFTISCITLIALFFAGIHKRVVAPSIIAARCRTVLAEYNMSCDDTGKLILKPRPNIQ is encoded by the exons ATGACGTCAATGTGTGTATTTCAATGCTGTGCGAAAG ATCTGAAAGCCTTTGAAAGAAGATTGACAGAATACGTATCCTGTTTGCAACCTGCAACAGGAAGGTGGAGAA tgATTTTAATAGTGGTGTCAGTCTGCACAGCCACGGGGGCATGGAACTGGTTGATAGACCCCGATACACAAAAA GTGTCATTCTTTTCCTCGCTGTGGAATCATCCCTTCTTCACCATCAGCTGCATCACGCTCATAGCGCTCTTCTTTGCAGGGATACACAAAAGAGTCGTGGCACCGTCAAT TATTGCTGCCAGGTGTCGGACAGTTTTAGCAGAATACAACATGTCCTGTGACGAT ACGGGAAAGCTTATCCTCAAACCACGGCCCAACATCCAGTAA
- the cnep1r1 gene encoding nuclear envelope phosphatase-regulatory subunit 1 isoform X2 has translation MNSLEQAEDLKAFERRLTEYVSCLQPATGRWRMILIVVSVCTATGAWNWLIDPDTQKVSFFSSLWNHPFFTISCITLIALFFAGIHKRVVAPSIIAARCRTVLAEYNMSCDDTGKLILKPRPNIQ, from the exons ATGAATTCCCTTGAGCAGGCCGAAG ATCTGAAAGCCTTTGAAAGAAGATTGACAGAATACGTATCCTGTTTGCAACCTGCAACAGGAAGGTGGAGAA tgATTTTAATAGTGGTGTCAGTCTGCACAGCCACGGGGGCATGGAACTGGTTGATAGACCCCGATACACAAAAA GTGTCATTCTTTTCCTCGCTGTGGAATCATCCCTTCTTCACCATCAGCTGCATCACGCTCATAGCGCTCTTCTTTGCAGGGATACACAAAAGAGTCGTGGCACCGTCAAT TATTGCTGCCAGGTGTCGGACAGTTTTAGCAGAATACAACATGTCCTGTGACGAT ACGGGAAAGCTTATCCTCAAACCACGGCCCAACATCCAGTAA